The genomic segment TACGTACGGGCGTCACCCGCGACTGTGAAGTCCGCCGGCTGACCTTCGACCGACATCAGCTGTACGAGCATCGCTGGAGTACGCGGGCGAAGCGCGCGGAGGTTCGCTGACTCGAAGGACTGGATCACGATCGTTGAATCAGGATCGTTGAACCCTCGGCGTTCGAGCGTTTCGATCAGCAGGTCGTTGAGGCTGATGCCCAGGGCTTCGAAATAGCTCGGGTGCTTGGTCTCGATGTAGACGCCGACTGGCGCTTCTCCTCCCGCGTCCTCAGCGATGTCGAGGACCTCGTCAAGGGTGAGGATCTCCTCGGTACCCGCAAGCGCGACATTTTTGGGGCGAAGATCCGGGATGCGTTCCTTGCAACGCAGCGTCTTGAGCTCGGCCAAGGTGAAGTCCTCGGTGAACCAACCCGTGTGCGAGACACCGTCGACGACCTTGGTGGCCTTGCGATCAGCGAACTCCGGGCGCTCGGCCACGTCCGTCGTGCCGTCGATCTCGTTCTCGTGGCGTACCACGAGGATGTGGTCGCTGGTACTGACGACGTCGGGCTCAATGAAGTCGGCGCCTTGCTCAATGGCGAGGAGGTACGACGGGCGGGTGTGCTCGAGCCGATGGCCCGGAACACCACGATGGGCAATGACGAGTGGGACCTTCACGCCTTCACCTCCGTCAGAAAGGACACGGTACGGAGGCTACGGCGTGAAAACGGCATCATGGTTCTCTCGCTTCGCTCGTTCACGCTTCCCGTCACACCCCATCTCGTCCATGGACGAGGCGAACAGCGCCGTCGCGCCGCGGATCTGCCGCGGCAACCAGGCGTCCATCCGGCTTGCGCAGGGTGACGCCAACGCCGCCGTAATACATCGACGGCGTGGTCTCGATCTTCACGTCCTCGTCCGGGCGACCAGCGCGGTGTACGTGGACTCGCGGGTGGTTGACGGCGTCCTGGAGCCCGAGTCCGCCATTGATGAATCCTGCAAGCACCTGAACGATCGCCGTCGTGATGCGGTCCGCACCGGGCGATCCGATCGCGATCGACGATCCATCGGGGTGGTGGCCAACAGTCGGCGCCATGTTGGACAGCAACCTCGTACCCGGAGCAAGGCCGTGCAGCCCCTTGGCGTTGAGCTCCTGCTCACCGAGGCAGTTGTTGAGCCAGATGCCGGTGCCCTTGGCGATCATTCCCGAGCTGTAGCCGGACGACACCGTGATGGCGCAGGCCCCTCCATCACTGTCGGTCGCCGAGACGTGCGCCGTCGATCCGGATTCGAGAACCGCGAGGTGGTCGCGGTCGATCAGCTCGAGGAACGCTGCAGCATCGCGCTCAAGATCTTCGCTGTGGTCCAAGGTGTCGAGTCGGTGCCCCAGCACTGCGCGCTGTACGCGTACGAGGTGGTCGACATCCGCGCTCGGGTGATCCTCAAGCAGCCGCAGCATCGCCGCGACGCACACGCCGCCGACCGAAGGAGGCGGGTTGGTACCGAGTTGCCACTCGCCGACCGTGCTCATCAGGGATGGTCTGACGATGGGCCTGTACGCCGCCAGATCGGCGGGACCCAGAATCCCGCCACGGTCGATCACGTCGTCGCTGATCAGCCTTGCCAGGTCACCCGTGTGCAGCGCCGACGGCCCTTCCTCAGCGATCAGCTCGAGCGCACCCACCAGATCGGGCAGGTTGACCAGACCCGTCGAGATGGTGCCGTCGTCGTGGTGCACGGCGGCATGGCTCTGGTCGTCCCAGCCGAAGATGTCGTCATGGACGTAGTCGAGATAGAAGCGCGACGCCGTACCGAGCTGGAAGCCACCACGGGCGACCTCGATCGCCGGCGCAACAAGCTCCCGCCAGGGCACACTCCCCCAGCGTTGATGCGCCTCTCCGAACGCCGCCACTGAGCCGTGGCAGGCGACGGAGCCAGCGCCGATCGTGACGGTGACACCCCCGCCGTAGTCGGTGTAGATATCCCACGTACCGCCGCCGAGCGCGCGATCTCGGCCGGGCATGTCCATCCAGCCGTCGACCGTATGTGGCGCGCTGCCGTCGGGCGGCTGGACCGTGATGAACCCGCCGGAGCTCAACGAGACGATGCCAACTTCATTGACCATCGTCACCAGAGTCGTGGCGATCGCGGAGTCGATGGCATTGCCGCCCGCCAACGCAATCTGTTCACCGGCG from the Aeromicrobium panaciterrae genome contains:
- a CDS encoding gamma-glutamyltransferase, whose amino-acid sequence is MPDVAISAPNEAAADAGEQIALAGGNAIDSAIATTLVTMVNEVGIVSLSSGGFITVQPPDGSAPHTVDGWMDMPGRDRALGGGTWDIYTDYGGGVTVTIGAGSVACHGSVAAFGEAHQRWGSVPWRELVAPAIEVARGGFQLGTASRFYLDYVHDDIFGWDDQSHAAVHHDDGTISTGLVNLPDLVGALELIAEEGPSALHTGDLARLISDDVIDRGGILGPADLAAYRPIVRPSLMSTVGEWQLGTNPPPSVGGVCVAAMLRLLEDHPSADVDHLVRVQRAVLGHRLDTLDHSEDLERDAAAFLELIDRDHLAVLESGSTAHVSATDSDGGACAITVSSGYSSGMIAKGTGIWLNNCLGEQELNAKGLHGLAPGTRLLSNMAPTVGHHPDGSSIAIGSPGADRITTAIVQVLAGFINGGLGLQDAVNHPRVHVHRAGRPDEDVKIETTPSMYYGGVGVTLRKPDGRLVAAADPRRDGAVRLVHGRDGV
- a CDS encoding glycerophosphodiester phosphodiesterase, encoding MKVPLVIAHRGVPGHRLEHTRPSYLLAIEQGADFIEPDVVSTSDHILVVRHENEIDGTTDVAERPEFADRKATKVVDGVSHTGWFTEDFTLAELKTLRCKERIPDLRPKNVALAGTEEILTLDEVLDIAEDAGGEAPVGVYIETKHPSYFEALGISLNDLLIETLERRGFNDPDSTIVIQSFESANLRALRPRTPAMLVQLMSVEGQPADFTVAGDARTYDDLRSDEGLAFVAEYADAIGPYKELVVAPDSGPTRLVERAHAAGLDVHIWTMRNENTFLPPAFRMGTEKLAHGDARGELLQFFDAGVDGVFSDFTSTAVQARSQWLQSH